From the genome of Vicia villosa cultivar HV-30 ecotype Madison, WI linkage group LG2, Vvil1.0, whole genome shotgun sequence, one region includes:
- the LOC131647780 gene encoding WRKY DNA-binding transcription factor 70-like encodes MENLVWLSRKGKEAMEEELIRGRDMANQLLEVLTLDDKSNVIREVKGSNSKSSKVLPLDVAQDLVREVLKSLTNTLLLLHNKEDSNDVPIAVRDFSLTTSCHKMVEDLDGAYKQLKTLKTKSPKGSKKRKLSAPTWEKTTSVLIEDGHTWRKYGQKTIANSKYFRSYYRCTHSDQHCEAMKHVQRIQENPPLYRTTCYGHHTCKSYFQSNIISEPVSSSDSSILLSFDNTIQSKEEDMLWPSPLPPLSPLRVSSEGNPVEVMHDDHFLQNQWFLPENLQLWESDAYLDYLRYVNVLSSSESF; translated from the exons ATGGAGAATCTGGTTTGGCTTTCTAGAAAAGGAAAAGAGGCAATGGAAGAAGAGCTTATAAGAGGACGTGACATGGCAAATCAATTACTTGAGGTACTTACTTTAGATGATAAGTCAAATGTTATTAGAGAAGTCAAAGGgtcaaactcaaaatcatcaaaagtGTTACCTTTAGATGTTGCTCAAGATCTTGTTCGAGAGGTACTTAAATCATTGACAAATACGCTTTTGTTATTGCACAACAAAGAAGACTCCAATGATGTTCCTATAGCAGTTAgagatttttctttaacaactagTTGCCACAAGATGGTGGAGGATTTGGATGGGGCTTACAAACAACTCAAAACTCTAAAGACTAAAAGTCCAAAAGGATCGAAAAAGAGAAA ATTATCTGCTCCAACTTGGGAAAAAACCACCTCAGTATTGATTGAGGATGGTCATACATGGAGAAAATATGGACAAAAAACGATAGCAAATTCCAAATACTTCAG GAGCTACTATAGGTGTACACACAGCGATCAACATTGTGAAGCAATGAAACATGTTCAAAGAATTCAAGAGAATCCCCCACTGTATAGGACTACATGTTATGGCCATCACACTTGCAAAAgctatttccaatcaaatataatttCTGAACCCGTTTCGTCATCAGACTCTTCTATATTACTTAGTTTTGATAACACTATTCAAAGTAAAGAAGAAGATATGTTATGGCCGTCACCATTGCCGCCGCTATCACCGCTTCGTGTCTCTTCAGAAGGGAATCCTGTGGAAGTAATGCATgatgatcattttcttcaaaatcaATGGTTTCTTCCTGAGAATCTCCAGTTATGGGAATCTGATGCTTACTTAGATTATTTAAGATATGTCAATGTGTTATCATCGAGTGAATCTTTTTAA